Proteins encoded within one genomic window of Insulibacter thermoxylanivorax:
- the ilvN gene encoding acetolactate synthase small subunit has product MRRHVISVLVNDQPGVLQRVAGLFGRRGFNIESITVGSSEEPGLSRMIIVTRGDEKTMEQVSKQLYKLIDVAKVVDLSASPMVARELALIKVGAEPAERPEILGVVDTFRASVVDVGPNTLIVQVVGDSDKIDAMVELLKPYGIKELTRTGVTAMTRGMIRKQQP; this is encoded by the coding sequence ATGAGAAGGCATGTGATATCCGTCCTAGTGAATGACCAGCCGGGTGTCCTGCAGCGGGTGGCCGGATTGTTCGGCCGGCGCGGTTTCAATATCGAGAGCATCACCGTAGGCTCATCGGAAGAACCGGGTTTATCCCGCATGATCATCGTCACGCGGGGCGATGAGAAGACGATGGAGCAGGTCTCCAAGCAGCTGTATAAGCTCATCGATGTAGCCAAGGTCGTTGATCTCAGCGCCAGCCCGATGGTTGCTCGCGAGCTTGCTTTGATCAAAGTAGGCGCGGAGCCGGCTGAACGTCCAGAGATCTTGGGTGTGGTGGATACGTTCCGGGCATCCGTCGTCGATGTGGGGCCGAACACTTTGATCGTGCAAGTTGTCGGCGACTCTGATAAGATAGATGCAATGGTAGAATTATTAAAACCTTATGGCATCAAGGAGCTGACGCGCACAGGTGTCACGGCGATGACGCGCGGCATGATCCGCAAGCAGCAGCCCTGA
- the ilvB gene encoding biosynthetic-type acetolactate synthase large subunit → MSIQNVIASSESKDELRQRLLKPDEITGSEILLRTLLLEGVECVFGYPGGAVLYIYDAMYGNPDFKHLLTRHEQGAIHAADGYARSTGKVGVCIATSGPGATNLVTGIATAYMDSVPLVCITGNVATSLIGSDAFQEADIIGITMPITKHSYLVRDVKDLARTIREAFHIASTGRKGPVLIDIPKDVSNQVTRFEYPETISLPTYKPTLYPNKLQVDKLLAAIEEAKQPVILAGGGVVYADASAELIEFAEKTRIPVTTTLLGLGGFPSGHELWMGMPGMHGTKTANYALQNADLLISIGARFDDRVTMKLEGFAPRAKIAHIDIDPAEIGKNVPVDIPVVSDVKEALKEANTKARPAQSEEWIKQIQEMKEQYPLRYKDSDDELKPQWVIEMISETTNGEAFITTDVGQHQMWVAQYYKFKNPRSLITSGGLGTMGFGFPSAIGVQMAHPDKLVISINGDGGMQMCAQELAVCAINNIPVKIVVINNQVLGMVRQWQELIYDSRYSHIDLSGSPDFVKLAEAYGVKGLRATTKEEARAAWQEALNHPGPVLIDFVVSKMENVYPMVQQGCTLDEMIMGDSE, encoded by the coding sequence ATGAGCATACAGAATGTTATTGCTTCAAGTGAGTCGAAGGATGAACTGCGTCAGCGGCTGCTTAAACCCGATGAGATCACCGGATCCGAGATTCTGCTCCGCACCTTATTACTGGAAGGTGTCGAGTGCGTGTTCGGATACCCGGGAGGTGCGGTGCTCTATATCTATGATGCGATGTACGGCAATCCGGACTTCAAGCATCTGCTGACGCGCCACGAACAAGGAGCCATCCATGCGGCGGACGGCTATGCCCGTTCCACAGGCAAGGTGGGCGTTTGCATCGCAACATCCGGTCCGGGGGCGACGAACCTGGTCACGGGGATTGCTACAGCATACATGGATTCCGTGCCGCTCGTCTGCATCACCGGCAACGTAGCTACTTCTCTGATCGGTTCCGATGCTTTCCAAGAAGCCGATATCATCGGCATCACCATGCCGATCACGAAGCACAGCTACCTGGTCCGCGATGTCAAGGACTTGGCACGCACGATTCGCGAAGCCTTCCATATCGCGAGCACTGGACGCAAGGGTCCCGTGTTAATCGATATCCCGAAGGATGTATCGAACCAAGTGACGAGATTCGAATATCCAGAGACGATCAGCCTTCCTACCTACAAGCCGACGCTGTATCCGAACAAATTGCAAGTCGACAAATTGCTCGCAGCCATCGAGGAAGCGAAGCAGCCGGTAATCCTGGCCGGGGGAGGCGTCGTCTATGCCGACGCTTCAGCCGAACTGATCGAGTTCGCGGAGAAGACGCGCATCCCGGTGACGACGACCTTGCTCGGTTTGGGCGGATTCCCCAGCGGGCATGAACTTTGGATGGGCATGCCGGGCATGCACGGCACGAAGACGGCGAACTATGCTTTGCAGAACGCAGATCTGCTCATCAGCATCGGTGCGCGCTTCGATGACCGGGTGACGATGAAGCTCGAAGGCTTCGCACCCCGTGCGAAGATCGCTCATATCGATATCGATCCGGCGGAGATCGGCAAGAATGTGCCCGTCGATATCCCCGTCGTCAGCGATGTGAAGGAAGCATTGAAGGAAGCGAACACGAAGGCCAGACCGGCTCAGTCCGAGGAATGGATCAAGCAGATCCAGGAGATGAAAGAGCAATACCCGCTCAGGTACAAAGATTCTGACGATGAGTTGAAGCCGCAGTGGGTCATCGAGATGATCAGTGAGACGACGAACGGGGAAGCCTTCATCACGACGGACGTCGGCCAGCATCAGATGTGGGTGGCGCAGTACTATAAGTTCAAGAACCCGCGTTCCCTGATCACCTCAGGCGGCCTTGGGACGATGGGCTTCGGATTCCCGTCGGCGATCGGCGTGCAGATGGCGCATCCGGACAAACTCGTCATCTCCATCAACGGCGACGGCGGAATGCAGATGTGTGCTCAGGAACTGGCAGTCTGCGCGATCAATAACATCCCGGTGAAGATCGTCGTCATCAACAACCAGGTGCTGGGTATGGTGCGCCAGTGGCAGGAGCTGATCTATGACAGCCGCTACAGCCATATCGACCTATCCGGCAGCCCGGACTTCGTGAAGCTGGCGGAAGCATACGGGGTGAAGGGACTGCGCGCCACGACCAAGGAGGAGGCGCGGGCAGCATGGCAGGAAGCCTTGAATCATCCCGGCCCGGTGCTGATCGACTTTGTCGTCTCGAAGATGGAGAACGTCTATCCGATGGTTCAGCAAGGCTGCACCTTAGATGAGATGATAATGGGGGATAGCGAATGA
- the rplT gene encoding 50S ribosomal protein L20 has protein sequence MVRVKGGYVTRRRRKRVLKLAKGYYGAKHRLFKKANEQLLKSFSYAYRDRRQRKRNFRNLWIVRINAAARNNGLTYSKMMHGLKLAGIEINRKMLADLAVNDAQAFSQLAGIAKEKVNA, from the coding sequence ATGGTAAGAGTTAAAGGCGGATACGTGACTCGCCGTAGACGCAAGAGAGTATTGAAACTGGCGAAAGGATACTACGGTGCAAAACATAGATTATTCAAAAAGGCGAACGAACAGCTGTTAAAATCCTTCTCCTACGCATATCGTGACCGCCGTCAGAGAAAGCGCAATTTCCGCAATCTGTGGATCGTGCGCATCAATGCGGCAGCTCGCAACAACGGTCTCACATACAGCAAGATGATGCATGGTCTGAAACTTGCCGGCATCGAGATCAACCGCAAGATGCTGGCTGACCTGGCTGTCAATGATGCTCAGGCATTCTCCCAGCTGGCGGGCATTGCTAAGGAGAAAGTGAACGCCTAA
- the rpmI gene encoding 50S ribosomal protein L35: MPKMKTHRGAAKRFSKTGTGKVRRNRAYRRHLLEAKTPSRKRKLRGSVIMSKGDAKRIAQLITYVK, from the coding sequence ATGCCTAAGATGAAAACACACCGCGGTGCGGCTAAGCGGTTCAGCAAGACCGGCACAGGTAAGGTCAGAAGAAACCGTGCATATAGAAGACACTTGTTGGAAGCGAAGACTCCAAGCCGGAAGAGAAAGCTTCGCGGCAGCGTCATCATGTCGAAGGGCGATGCGAAGCGCATTGCACAACTGATCACTTACGTGAAATAA
- the infC gene encoding translation initiation factor IF-3, giving the protein MINHDIRAREVRLIGADGEQIGIKPLREALQMAMDQNLDLVAVAPQAKPPVCRIMDYGKFRYESQKREKEARKNQRVVKVKEVNFSANIEEHDFQTKMRNVLKFLREGDKVKCSVRFRGREITHADLGKKVLERAAQMASELGVVERHPKLEGRSMIMILAPKETK; this is encoded by the coding sequence TTGATTAATCACGATATTCGCGCCCGTGAGGTGCGATTAATCGGAGCTGACGGTGAACAGATTGGGATCAAGCCTTTGCGTGAAGCGCTTCAGATGGCCATGGACCAAAACTTGGATCTCGTCGCTGTGGCTCCTCAGGCCAAGCCGCCTGTGTGCCGCATTATGGACTATGGCAAATTCCGCTATGAGTCACAGAAGAGAGAGAAGGAAGCGCGCAAGAATCAGCGTGTCGTGAAGGTTAAGGAAGTCAACTTCAGCGCCAACATCGAGGAACATGACTTCCAGACGAAGATGCGCAATGTTCTGAAGTTCCTGCGAGAGGGCGACAAGGTAAAATGCTCGGTTCGTTTTCGCGGCCGGGAGATTACGCATGCGGATCTTGGCAAGAAGGTGCTCGAGCGCGCAGCGCAAATGGCCAGCGAACTCGGTGTCGTTGAACGCCATCCCAAACTGGAAGGCCGCAGCATGATTATGATCTTAGCGCCGAAGGAAACGAAGTAA
- a CDS encoding phosphatase PAP2 family protein, with translation MSRVVLWLHQKELRLFFYINHKLQHSILQYILNILTHLGGAVFTIAATLSIALFTEGNLSKTGWQAFAALALSHVPVALIKRIYPRLRPYLVLPHTNIGKQLLKDHSFPSGHTTAAFASMTPFVLAYPPAGFILIPMAFIVAFSRIYLGLHYPSDCAAGMIIGTSAGYLCAAFM, from the coding sequence ATGAGCCGTGTTGTATTATGGTTGCATCAGAAAGAACTTCGGCTTTTTTTCTATATTAATCATAAATTGCAACACTCGATATTACAATATATTCTGAACATCCTGACGCATCTGGGCGGGGCTGTCTTCACCATCGCCGCCACGCTCAGCATCGCGCTGTTTACAGAGGGCAATCTCAGCAAGACAGGCTGGCAGGCCTTTGCAGCGCTTGCGCTCAGCCATGTGCCCGTAGCCTTGATCAAGCGCATCTACCCGAGACTGCGGCCGTACCTGGTCCTGCCCCATACGAATATAGGGAAACAACTGCTCAAAGATCATTCCTTCCCTTCAGGGCATACGACGGCGGCCTTTGCCAGTATGACGCCGTTCGTGCTGGCCTATCCGCCGGCCGGCTTCATCTTGATTCCGATGGCTTTCATCGTTGCGTTCTCGCGGATCTATCTGGGTCTTCATTATCCATCTGACTGCGCAGCCGGGATGATCATCGGCACAAGTGCAGGATATCTATGCGCTGCATTCATGTAA
- a CDS encoding MGDG synthase family glycosyltransferase: MRKRRVLLLSEGFGTGHTRAAHAISKGISTLSPDIITKVLELGAFLHPTIAPMIFKAYRKTVINRPKLYSLLYRSQYNKSLNRVAQLALHRIFYAQTANVIEQLRPDVVISTHPFPSTVISRLKRIGLKIPLCTVITDYDAHGTWMSSGTNLYLVSTADVRDKLIAKGVAKQKIEVTGIPVHPDFWYKHNRKELLVELNLRDLPTVLVMGGGWGIMSSVEMLEYMVKWREQVQFILCLGDNEKAREELLENPVFRHPNIHVLGYTNQVHKLMDVADLLVTKPGGMTSTEAMAKKLPMLFYDAIPGQEEENLQYFIKNGIAEMIDGQETIAKWLNMLVSDKEEYEHRRRIFESSVNAYRPQRCVERILQFLDDAIEADRTRANA; the protein is encoded by the coding sequence TTGAGGAAAAGAAGAGTTCTGCTTCTGTCGGAAGGGTTCGGCACCGGCCATACCCGTGCGGCACATGCCATCTCGAAAGGAATCAGCACCTTATCCCCAGACATCATCACGAAGGTGTTGGAGCTCGGTGCATTCCTGCACCCGACGATCGCACCGATGATCTTTAAAGCCTATCGCAAGACGGTTATCAATCGACCTAAGCTGTACAGTTTGCTGTATCGATCACAATATAACAAATCCTTAAATCGCGTTGCGCAGCTCGCTCTGCACCGGATCTTCTACGCGCAGACGGCAAACGTGATCGAGCAGCTGCGGCCGGATGTCGTGATCTCGACCCATCCGTTCCCGAGCACCGTCATCTCCCGCCTGAAGCGGATCGGTCTCAAGATCCCGCTCTGCACGGTGATCACCGACTACGATGCCCATGGGACTTGGATGAGTTCCGGTACGAACCTGTATCTGGTTTCAACTGCCGATGTACGGGATAAGCTGATCGCCAAGGGTGTGGCCAAGCAGAAGATCGAAGTGACCGGCATCCCGGTTCATCCGGACTTCTGGTACAAGCATAATCGGAAAGAGCTGCTCGTAGAACTGAATCTCCGGGATCTGCCCACGGTGCTCGTGATGGGCGGCGGCTGGGGGATCATGAGCAGCGTCGAGATGTTGGAGTATATGGTGAAGTGGCGGGAGCAAGTCCAATTCATCCTCTGTCTCGGCGACAATGAGAAGGCTCGGGAAGAACTTCTTGAGAACCCCGTTTTCCGTCATCCGAACATCCATGTGCTGGGGTATACGAATCAGGTCCACAAGCTCATGGATGTCGCCGACCTGCTCGTAACCAAACCCGGCGGGATGACGAGCACCGAGGCGATGGCGAAGAAACTGCCGATGCTGTTCTATGATGCCATCCCCGGTCAGGAAGAGGAGAATCTGCAATATTTCATCAAGAACGGCATTGCGGAGATGATCGATGGTCAGGAGACCATCGCCAAGTGGCTGAACATGCTCGTCTCCGACAAGGAGGAATACGAGCATAGACGCCGGATCTTCGAAAGCAGCGTGAATGCTTACCGACCGCAGCGATGCGTCGAGAGAATCCTGCAGTTTCTGGACGATGCGATAGAAGCGGATCGAACCCGCGCCAATGCATAG
- the trmB gene encoding tRNA (guanosine(46)-N7)-methyltransferase TrmB, protein MRLRRKKGTKEWLQEHDQLIILEGRKLRGKWQERAKGKPIHAEFGMGKGGFISEMSARHPEIHYIGIDRYDELLRRSGEKAYEVHEQYGRGEPDNLSLVLFNIEHIEELFAPGEVERIYLNFSDPWPKKRHAKRRLTHPRFLRKFIEILNERGEIYLRTDSVSLFEFSLNSFADLGLRTVEITFDLHRDGTPQGHVMTEYEAKFVGQGMPIYHCRVLVGSEAVATYEEQVRAAWEEDQAAR, encoded by the coding sequence ATGCGACTTAGACGTAAAAAAGGGACCAAAGAATGGCTGCAAGAGCATGATCAACTGATCATCTTGGAAGGCCGCAAGCTGCGGGGGAAATGGCAGGAACGGGCGAAGGGCAAGCCGATCCATGCCGAGTTCGGCATGGGCAAGGGCGGCTTCATCAGCGAGATGAGCGCCCGGCATCCGGAGATCCACTATATCGGCATCGACCGCTACGATGAACTGCTGCGCCGCAGCGGCGAAAAAGCCTATGAAGTTCATGAGCAATACGGGCGGGGAGAACCGGACAACCTGTCCCTTGTCCTGTTCAACATCGAACATATCGAGGAGCTGTTTGCGCCGGGTGAGGTAGAGCGCATCTACTTAAACTTCAGCGATCCCTGGCCGAAGAAGCGGCATGCGAAGCGGCGGCTGACCCATCCGCGCTTCCTGCGCAAATTCATCGAGATCCTGAACGAACGGGGCGAGATCTATCTGCGCACCGACTCGGTGTCCCTGTTTGAATTCTCGCTGAACAGCTTCGCAGACCTCGGCCTGCGCACCGTTGAGATCACCTTCGATCTGCATCGCGACGGTACCCCGCAAGGTCATGTCATGACCGAATACGAAGCCAAATTCGTCGGCCAAGGGATGCCGATCTACCACTGCCGCGTGCTCGTCGGCAGCGAGGCGGTCGCAACCTACGAGGAGCAGGTCCGGGCCGCTTGGGAAGAGGATCAGGCGGCAAGATGA
- a CDS encoding TIGR01212 family radical SAM protein (This family includes YhcC from E. coli K-12, an uncharacterized radical SAM protein.), which produces MQMIQDKPRTWGDKRFHTWNYEMREQFGEKVFKVMLDAGFTCPNRDGTIAIGGCTFCSARGSGDFAGRRKDDLVTQFNTIRDRQHKKWPKAKYIGYFQAYTNTYAPVEVLREYYEVILQQPGVVGLSIATRPDCLPDDVVEYLAELNERTYLWVELGLQTIHERTSQLINRAHDTDCYYEAVEKLRKHNIRICSHIIYGLPLETHEMMMETCRAVANMDVQGIKIHLLHLMRKTPMVKQYEAGLVRFLEMDEYIKLVVDSLEILPPDMIVHRLTGDAPRDLLIGPMWSLRKWEVLNAIDRELERRNSWQGKFWRGDQ; this is translated from the coding sequence ATGCAGATGATCCAAGACAAGCCCCGAACATGGGGAGATAAACGATTCCATACATGGAACTATGAGATGAGGGAGCAGTTCGGCGAGAAGGTGTTCAAGGTGATGCTTGACGCCGGTTTCACCTGTCCGAACCGGGACGGTACGATCGCCATCGGCGGCTGCACCTTCTGCAGCGCCAGGGGTTCGGGAGACTTCGCAGGGCGGCGGAAGGACGACCTCGTCACCCAGTTCAATACGATCCGCGACCGCCAGCATAAGAAATGGCCGAAAGCCAAGTATATCGGATACTTCCAAGCGTATACGAACACCTATGCACCCGTAGAGGTGCTGCGTGAATATTACGAAGTGATCTTGCAGCAGCCCGGCGTAGTCGGGTTGTCGATCGCGACGCGGCCGGATTGCCTGCCCGATGATGTGGTAGAATATCTGGCCGAGCTGAATGAGCGCACCTATCTCTGGGTGGAGCTGGGCCTGCAGACGATCCATGAGCGTACTTCACAGCTTATCAACCGCGCCCATGATACGGACTGTTATTATGAAGCCGTCGAGAAGCTGCGCAAACACAACATCCGCATCTGTTCGCATATCATCTACGGCCTGCCTCTAGAGACCCACGAGATGATGATGGAGACCTGCCGCGCCGTTGCCAATATGGATGTGCAGGGGATCAAGATCCATCTGCTTCATCTTATGCGCAAGACCCCGATGGTCAAACAATACGAGGCAGGGCTGGTGCGCTTCCTCGAGATGGATGAATACATCAAGTTAGTGGTCGATTCCCTGGAGATCCTGCCGCCGGATATGATCGTCCATCGCTTGACCGGCGACGCGCCGCGGGACCTGCTCATCGGTCCGATGTGGAGTCTCCGTAAGTGGGAAGTGCTGAATGCCATCGACCGCGAACTCGAGCGGCGCAACTCGTGGCAGGGCAAGTTCTGGAGGGGGGATCAGTGA
- a CDS encoding tRNA (mnm(5)s(2)U34)-methyltransferase: protein MGFTSVLGYAHQLVRERVQPGDRVIDATIGNGHDTVFLAELVGTRGAVYGFDIQEAAVAGTIAAFERRQAARDHVSLILDSHANMAAHIPASEHGKIAAVMFNLGFLPGGDPSVITETASTLAALRQALSLLRPRGIITAVLYPGHPGGDVETKHVETWAAGLSPAEVQVLLYRFANKPQAPYLVALEKRNHPHDSSS, encoded by the coding sequence ATGGGATTCACATCAGTACTAGGCTATGCTCACCAGCTCGTGCGGGAGCGTGTCCAGCCGGGGGATCGGGTCATCGACGCGACGATCGGCAACGGTCATGATACGGTCTTCCTCGCTGAATTAGTCGGCACGCGGGGGGCGGTGTACGGCTTCGATATCCAGGAAGCGGCGGTCGCCGGCACGATTGCCGCCTTCGAGCGCCGCCAAGCCGCCCGCGATCATGTCTCGCTCATCTTGGACAGCCATGCGAATATGGCAGCGCATATCCCCGCTTCTGAACACGGGAAAATCGCTGCGGTGATGTTCAATCTCGGCTTCCTGCCCGGAGGGGATCCCTCCGTGATCACCGAGACGGCATCCACGCTCGCCGCTCTGCGCCAAGCGCTGTCCCTGCTTCGGCCGCGCGGCATCATCACCGCGGTGCTATACCCTGGACATCCAGGCGGCGATGTGGAAACGAAGCATGTGGAAACCTGGGCAGCGGGGCTTTCGCCGGCGGAAGTGCAGGTGCTTCTCTACCGCTTCGCGAATAAGCCGCAGGCTCCCTATCTTGTCGCCCTTGAGAAACGAAACCATCCCCATGATTCGTCTAGCTGA
- a CDS encoding ABC transporter permease — protein MNKVMNQYLILLRKELLEAARSYKLLWMPLVFLALGISDPLVNYYMDEILASVGNLPEGFELVMPELAPADLLRASTGQFQLIGLAVLTAVTAGAVSRERQNGTAVMIYTRPLQFAAYFLSKYTAVLLIGALCALLGYGGSIYYTSILYGEIPLLDALYMLGGYLLWLSFVLAFALCMSAAFSTGAATAISLIVIVAGGLIDAAIGSFWIYSPYKLGEYSVDFVALGAAHEHFAVTACITLLLALLCILLGITASRTNRKKVKV, from the coding sequence ATGAACAAGGTCATGAACCAATATCTGATCCTGCTGCGCAAAGAACTTCTGGAAGCGGCGCGCAGCTATAAACTGCTGTGGATGCCGCTGGTCTTCTTGGCACTCGGGATCTCGGATCCCCTCGTCAATTACTACATGGATGAGATCCTGGCCTCCGTCGGCAATCTGCCTGAGGGCTTCGAACTTGTCATGCCCGAACTTGCTCCCGCCGATCTGCTGAGGGCATCGACGGGGCAGTTTCAACTGATCGGGCTTGCGGTGCTCACGGCGGTGACAGCCGGCGCCGTCAGCCGTGAGCGGCAGAACGGCACCGCGGTCATGATCTATACGCGGCCGCTGCAATTCGCAGCATACTTTCTCAGCAAATATACTGCCGTGCTGCTGATCGGCGCTCTATGCGCCCTGCTGGGTTACGGCGGCAGCATCTATTACACGTCGATCTTATACGGGGAGATCCCTCTGCTGGATGCGCTGTATATGCTGGGCGGCTATCTCCTCTGGCTAAGCTTCGTACTGGCCTTTGCACTCTGTATGAGCGCGGCCTTCAGCACGGGGGCGGCGACGGCGATCTCGTTGATCGTCATCGTCGCCGGTGGGCTGATCGACGCCGCCATCGGAAGCTTCTGGATCTATTCTCCCTACAAGCTTGGGGAGTACAGTGTGGATTTCGTGGCATTGGGCGCGGCGCATGAGCATTTTGCGGTGACGGCTTGTATCACTTTGCTCCTTGCCTTGCTGTGCATCTTGCTCGGGATCACCGCGAGCAGGACCAATCGTAAGAAAGTGAAGGTATAG